Proteins from a single region of Nerophis ophidion isolate RoL-2023_Sa linkage group LG08, RoL_Noph_v1.0, whole genome shotgun sequence:
- the l3mbtl2 gene encoding lethal(3)malignant brain tumor-like protein 2 isoform X2: protein MPYRCVAYGCGKTEEDGVTLFKFPNDAEEFRKWEKQVQRTHSDWVASPNCHLCSEHFGKDYFEPKSASGLLKLRPGAVPTVFVRPHCSFCNGTGCNNCHVSIQHRNINLEPSECNITTNCKEIAPSQSHGTAGGRDNDHYKKRPGKNKGRTPILASILAPLQGKRISKKANILHKVKKARPAAPDARAVVFDWGAYLDKETSLGASVSCFTHAPMWSEWDEITVGTKVEVLNTNAVLPSKFYWIATIIQMAGYKALLRYEGFECDSSRDFWCSLVSGKLHPIGWCAMTSKLLVPPQDVTNIPDWKEYLMKKLVGAHTLPVEFYLKPRFVYMDGGFFEEGMKLEAIDPLNLGSICVATVHKVLSDGYLMVGIDGAISLNGSDKFCYHASSHAILPKGFCKKNNIPLTVPQGYDPSTFTWEDYLNETKAKAAPVQLFNTDYPGHGFSPNMKLEAVDLMEPRLVCVATIKRSVGRLLLIHFDGWEDEFDQWVDYQSPDIYPIGWCELTGYQLQPPPGLVQDAKKLSGQTKKQKPPLLRKKKRRYAKKRLQSRDPSKDDDVGNDADDDDDQRQQPPKKVTVQPPLPSNLTSTPKAPLLQPKTEPVEQQISEVEVKVEDIEMETPISSRAPVEQKVECKSKIVLKPLKTEEKLNSLVWSE from the exons ATGCCGTACCGCTGTGTGGCATATGGATGTGGCAAAACTGAAGAAGATGGTGTGACACTTTTCAAATTCCCCAATGATGCTGAGGAGTTTCGCAAATGGGAGAAGCAGGTTCAGCGTACTCATAGCGACTGGGTTGCTTCACCTAACTGTCACCTCTGCAGCGAACATTTTGGTAAAGACTATTTTGAGCCAAAGTCAGCCTCTGGGCTGCTGAAGCTGCGACCCGGGGCCGTTCCCACTGTGTTTGTTCGCCCTCACTGTTCTTTCTGCAATGGCACTGGCTGTAATAATTGCCACGTTTCCATCCAGCACCGGAACATTAATTTAGAACCATCTGAGTGTAACATTACG ACAAATTGCAAAGAAATAGCGCCATCCCAGTCACATGGTACAGCTGGAGGAAGAGACAATGATCACTACAAAAAAAGGCCAGGGAAGAACAAGGGTAGAACCCCTATACTAGCCTCTATACTAGCACCCCTGCAG GGAAAGCGCATATCAAAAAAGGCCAACATTTTGCACAAAGTGAAAAAAGCACGTCCAGCAGCACCGGATG CACGCGCTGTGGTTTTTGATTGGGGCGCCTACTTGGATAAGGAAACATCTTTGGGTGCATCCGTCTCCTGCTTTACTCAT GCTCCCATGTGGTCCGAGTGGGATGAAATCACTGTTGGGACAAAAGTTGAAGTCTTGAACACCAATGCAGTCCTGCCCAGTAAATTTTACTGGATCGCTACTATCATTCAAATGGCAG GATACAAAGCCTTGTTGCGCTATGAGGGCTTCGAGTGCGACAGCAGCCGGGATTTCTGGTGCAGTCTGGTTTCAGGCAAGCTGCACCCCATCGGGTGGTGCGCCATGACCAGCAAGCTGCTGGTGCCTCCGCAAG ATGTGACCAACATCCCAGACTGGAAAGAGTATCTAATGAAAAAGTTGGTGGGGGCCCACACACTTCCTGTTGAATTCTACTTGAAG CCTAGATTTGTCTACATGGATGGAGGTTTCTTTGAGGAAGGAATGAAGCTAGAGGCTATCGATCCCCTTAACCTGGGCAGCATCTGTGTGGCAACTGTACACAAG GTGCTGTCAGACGGCTACTTGATGGTCGGCATCGACGGTGCAATATCGCTTAACGGCTCTGACAAGTTTTGTTACCACGCTTCCTCTCACGCCATTCTTCCGAAAGGCTTCTGCAAGAAGAATAACATTCCTCTCACGGTGCCACAGG GTTATGACCCCAGCACCTTCACCTGGGAAGATTACCTGAATGAGACCAAAGCCAAAGCTGCACCAGTACAACTGTTCAACACT GACTACCCAGGCCACGGCTTCTCTCCAAACATGAAGCTAGAAGCGGTGGACCTGATGGAGCCACGGCTCGTGTGTGTGGCCACTATAAAACGCAGCGTCGGACGCCTGCTCCTCATCCACTTTGACGGATGGGAAGATGAATTTGACCAGTGGGTGGACTACCAGTCCCCCGACATCTATCCCATTGGATGGTGTGAGCTCACAGGCTACCAGCTCCAGCCTCCTCCAGGACTTG TTCAAGATGCCAAAAAGCTGTCAGGACAGACCAAGAAACAAAAGCCACCTTTGTTGAGGAAAAAGA AACGAAGGTATGCAAAGAAGAGATTGCAATCTCGTGATCCATCAAAAGACGACGACGTTGGCaatgatgctgatgatgatgacgatcaACGACAGCAGCCTCCAAAGAAGGTGACTGTCCAACCTCCGCTACCGTCAAACCTGACTTCCACTCCAAAAGCGCCGCTTCTTCAACCCAAAACGGAACCAGTAGAACAGCAAA
- the l3mbtl2 gene encoding lethal(3)malignant brain tumor-like protein 2 isoform X1 — protein sequence MPYRCVAYGCGKTEEDGVTLFKFPNDAEEFRKWEKQVQRTHSDWVASPNCHLCSEHFGKDYFEPKSASGLLKLRPGAVPTVFVRPHCSFCNGTGCNNCHVSIQHRNINLEPSECNITTNCKEIAPSQSHGTAGGRDNDHYKKRPGKNKGRTPILASILAPLQGKRISKKANILHKVKKARPAAPDARAVVFDWGAYLDKETSLGASVSCFTHAPMWSEWDEITVGTKVEVLNTNAVLPSKFYWIATIIQMAGYKALLRYEGFECDSSRDFWCSLVSGKLHPIGWCAMTSKLLVPPQDVTNIPDWKEYLMKKLVGAHTLPVEFYLKLVEKHSFRVGMRVEVVDPRHVSRTCKAVIHNIIGGRLQLLYTDQSDSPENTVSDFWCHMYSPLLHPIGWSRKVGHEIKTPGNGGEGKTTRLKGKCNSTFLLFKKPRFVYMDGGFFEEGMKLEAIDPLNLGSICVATVHKVLSDGYLMVGIDGAISLNGSDKFCYHASSHAILPKGFCKKNNIPLTVPQGYDPSTFTWEDYLNETKAKAAPVQLFNTDYPGHGFSPNMKLEAVDLMEPRLVCVATIKRSVGRLLLIHFDGWEDEFDQWVDYQSPDIYPIGWCELTGYQLQPPPGLVQDAKKLSGQTKKQKPPLLRKKKRRYAKKRLQSRDPSKDDDVGNDADDDDDQRQQPPKKVTVQPPLPSNLTSTPKAPLLQPKTEPVEQQISEVEVKVEDIEMETPISSRAPVEQKVECKSKIVLKPLKTEEKLNSLVWSE from the exons ATGCCGTACCGCTGTGTGGCATATGGATGTGGCAAAACTGAAGAAGATGGTGTGACACTTTTCAAATTCCCCAATGATGCTGAGGAGTTTCGCAAATGGGAGAAGCAGGTTCAGCGTACTCATAGCGACTGGGTTGCTTCACCTAACTGTCACCTCTGCAGCGAACATTTTGGTAAAGACTATTTTGAGCCAAAGTCAGCCTCTGGGCTGCTGAAGCTGCGACCCGGGGCCGTTCCCACTGTGTTTGTTCGCCCTCACTGTTCTTTCTGCAATGGCACTGGCTGTAATAATTGCCACGTTTCCATCCAGCACCGGAACATTAATTTAGAACCATCTGAGTGTAACATTACG ACAAATTGCAAAGAAATAGCGCCATCCCAGTCACATGGTACAGCTGGAGGAAGAGACAATGATCACTACAAAAAAAGGCCAGGGAAGAACAAGGGTAGAACCCCTATACTAGCCTCTATACTAGCACCCCTGCAG GGAAAGCGCATATCAAAAAAGGCCAACATTTTGCACAAAGTGAAAAAAGCACGTCCAGCAGCACCGGATG CACGCGCTGTGGTTTTTGATTGGGGCGCCTACTTGGATAAGGAAACATCTTTGGGTGCATCCGTCTCCTGCTTTACTCAT GCTCCCATGTGGTCCGAGTGGGATGAAATCACTGTTGGGACAAAAGTTGAAGTCTTGAACACCAATGCAGTCCTGCCCAGTAAATTTTACTGGATCGCTACTATCATTCAAATGGCAG GATACAAAGCCTTGTTGCGCTATGAGGGCTTCGAGTGCGACAGCAGCCGGGATTTCTGGTGCAGTCTGGTTTCAGGCAAGCTGCACCCCATCGGGTGGTGCGCCATGACCAGCAAGCTGCTGGTGCCTCCGCAAG ATGTGACCAACATCCCAGACTGGAAAGAGTATCTAATGAAAAAGTTGGTGGGGGCCCACACACTTCCTGTTGAATTCTACTTGAAG TTGGTAGAGAAGCACTCCTTCAGAGTGGGGATGCGCGTGGAAGTAGTGGACCCCAGACATGTCAGCCGGACATGCAAAGCAGTCATACACAACATTATTGGCGGGCGCCTTCAGCTGTTGTACACGGACCAGAGCGACTCCCCTGAAAACACTGTTTCAGATTTCTGGTGCCACATGTATAGTCCTCTCCTGCACCCGATTGGTTGGTCCAGGAAAGTGGGCCATGAAATCAAAACACCTG GAAATGGTGGGGAAGGTAAAACTACTCGTTTGAAGGGCAAATGTAACAGTACATTCCTCctctttaaaaag CCTAGATTTGTCTACATGGATGGAGGTTTCTTTGAGGAAGGAATGAAGCTAGAGGCTATCGATCCCCTTAACCTGGGCAGCATCTGTGTGGCAACTGTACACAAG GTGCTGTCAGACGGCTACTTGATGGTCGGCATCGACGGTGCAATATCGCTTAACGGCTCTGACAAGTTTTGTTACCACGCTTCCTCTCACGCCATTCTTCCGAAAGGCTTCTGCAAGAAGAATAACATTCCTCTCACGGTGCCACAGG GTTATGACCCCAGCACCTTCACCTGGGAAGATTACCTGAATGAGACCAAAGCCAAAGCTGCACCAGTACAACTGTTCAACACT GACTACCCAGGCCACGGCTTCTCTCCAAACATGAAGCTAGAAGCGGTGGACCTGATGGAGCCACGGCTCGTGTGTGTGGCCACTATAAAACGCAGCGTCGGACGCCTGCTCCTCATCCACTTTGACGGATGGGAAGATGAATTTGACCAGTGGGTGGACTACCAGTCCCCCGACATCTATCCCATTGGATGGTGTGAGCTCACAGGCTACCAGCTCCAGCCTCCTCCAGGACTTG TTCAAGATGCCAAAAAGCTGTCAGGACAGACCAAGAAACAAAAGCCACCTTTGTTGAGGAAAAAGA AACGAAGGTATGCAAAGAAGAGATTGCAATCTCGTGATCCATCAAAAGACGACGACGTTGGCaatgatgctgatgatgatgacgatcaACGACAGCAGCCTCCAAAGAAGGTGACTGTCCAACCTCCGCTACCGTCAAACCTGACTTCCACTCCAAAAGCGCCGCTTCTTCAACCCAAAACGGAACCAGTAGAACAGCAAA